A genomic region of Parambassis ranga chromosome 7, fParRan2.1, whole genome shotgun sequence contains the following coding sequences:
- the mipa gene encoding major intrinsic protein of lens fiber a, which produces MWEFRSMSFWRAVFAEFYGTMFFVFFGLGAALRWTTGPHNVLHVAFCFGLAAATFIQSIGHISGGHINPAVTFAYLIGSQMSLFRAFFYIMAQCLGALAGAAVLYGVTPTNMRGNLALNTLQPGISLGMATTIEVFLTLQLVVCIFAVTDERRNGRLGSAALAIGFSVLIGHLLGMYYTGAGMNPARSFAPAVLVRNFINHWVYWVGPMIGGAMGALLYDFMLFPRMRGLSERLATLKGTRPPEAEGQQETRGEPIELKTQAL; this is translated from the exons ATGTGGGAGTTCAGGTCCATGTCTTTCTGGAGGGCGGTGTTCGCCGAGTTCTATGGCACCATGTTTTTTGTATTCTTTGGGCTCGGGGCGGCCCTCCGCTGGACCACTGGGCCCCATAATGTCCTTCACGTTGCCTTTTGCTTCGGGCTGGCGGCTGCCACCTTCATCCAATCCATTGGCCACATCAGCGGAGGACACATCAACCCAGCCGTCACCTTCGCCTATCTGATTGGCTCGCAGATGTCCCTGTTCCGTGCTTTCTTCTACATCATGGCCCAGTGTCTTGGAGCGCTGGCTGGAGCTGCTGTGCTCTACGGGGTCACACCCACCAACATGAGAGGAAACCTGGCACTGAACACG CTGCAACCAGGCATCAGCCTGGGCATGGCCACCACTATAGAGGTCTTCCTCACCCTCCAGCTCGTTGTGTGCATCTTTGCTGTGACAGATGAAAGGCGCAATGGACGGCtgggctctgctgctctggCCATTGGCTTCTCTGTGCTCATAGGGCATCTTCTTGGG ATGTACTACACCGGAGCAGGGATGAACCCAGCAAGGTCCTTTGCCCCAGCTGTCTTGGTCAGGAATTTTATCAACCACTGG GTGTACTGGGTAGGGCCTATGATTGGAGGAGCCATGGGTGCCCTGCTGTACGACTTCATGCTCTTCCCCCGTATGCGAGGTCTGTCTGAGAGGCTCGCGACACTGAAGGGCACTCGGCCCCCAGAGGCTGAGGGCCAGCAGGAGACCAGGGGAGAGCCCATAGAGCTCAAGACACAGGCCCTATAA
- the ptges3a gene encoding prostaglandin E synthase 3, whose protein sequence is MHPATAKWYDRRDSVFVEFCVEDSREVQVNFDKSKFGFSCVSGTDNIKHQNSVDLFGEIDPKESKHRRTDRSVLCCLRKAEAGKSWPRLTKDKTKCNWLSVDFNNWKDWEDDSDEDLSSFDKFSEMMNSMGGDDLPDLDGADDEHDSADSDDEKMPDLE, encoded by the exons GCACCCTGCAACAGCTAAATGGTATGACAGACGAGACTCCGTTTTTGTGGAGTTCTGCGTAGAAGACAGCAGAGAAGTGCAAGTAAATTTTGACAAGTCAAAGTTTGGTTTCAG CTGTGTTAGTGGAACAGATAATATCAAACACCAGAATTCAGTGGACCTTTTTGGGGAGATTGATCCAAAA GAATccaaacacagacgcactgacaggtctgtgttgtgttgtttacgAAAAGCAGAGGCTGGCAAGTCATGGCCCCGGCTTACCAAAGACAAGACAAAG TGCAACTGGCTAAGTGTGGATTTCAATAATTGGAAAGACTGGGaggatgactcagatgaggacTTGTCAAGTTTCGACAAATTCTCTGAG ATGATGAACAGCATGGGTGGGGATGATCTACCTGATTTAGATGGTGCAGACGATGAG CATGATTCTGCAGATAGTGACGATGAAA AAATGCCTGACCTTGAGTAG